Proteins co-encoded in one Ralstonia sp. RRA genomic window:
- a CDS encoding efflux RND transporter permease subunit: MEHSRFNLSRWALEHQPLTRFLLVALLLGGIFAYSKLGQDEDPPFTFRAMVVQAFWPGATAEQMSRQVTDKIEKALQEVPYAWKIRSYSKPGETLVTFQLRDTSPAKETQQLWYTVRKKVGDIAPTLPQGVRGPYFNDDFGDVYGSIYALSADGFTYRQLNDYADSIRQQLLRVPNVAKVETLGDQDEKIYIEFQQAKLAQMGLDINSIATQIGQQNNIGPSGVLVTPSDNVQIRLSGQFSDIRDLENLTLRGPGGTTNIRLGDIATVKHGYIDPPHAKMRYNGKEVIGLGISMTKGGDIIQLGKDLRATVDKIRAKLPMGIEMEQVQNQPKSVQNSVGEFVHVLIEAVVIVLAVSFLSLGLHTKPKLRIDVWPGLVVGLTIPLVLAVTFLFMNIFDIGLHKISLGALIIALGLLVDDAIIAVEMMVRKLEEGFSKMEAATFAYSSTAMPMLTGTLITATGFLPVGLARSTVGEYTFGIFAVTALALVLSWFAAVVFVPYLGFLLLRTKSHVGDGGHHELFDTPFYNRFRGWVNWCVEYRKTVIVVTLVTFGLGVFGFKFIEKQFFPDSSRPELMVELWLPEGSSFSQTETEAKRFETLMRKEQNVDSVTLFIGSGAPRFYLPLDQILPQTNVAQAIVMPTSLETREGVRQHIIGLLKSQFPHLRGRVKLLPNGPPVPYPVQFRVMGPDIGGVRKIADQVKAIMVANPNTMGVNDNWNENVKVLRLDIDQDKARALGVSTGSISQVTQTVMSGAPIAQYRDGDKLLDIVMRPQEDERNTLDALQRVQVPTSSGRTVPLTQVARVGFAWEPGVIWRENRDYGITVQSDVVDGVQGPTVTAQINPLLDKIRADLPPDYQIKIAGAEEESANAGASIAAQMPLCIFIIFLLLMLQLHSFSRSVMVFLTGPLGLIGAAATLLLLRAPMGFVAQLGITALIGMIIRNSVILVDQIEQDVAAGVPTWTAIVEAAVRRFRPIILTAAAAVLAMIPLSRSVFWGPMAAAIMGGLIIATVLTLLFLPALYAAWFRVKRPEADAPAPTT, encoded by the coding sequence ATGGAACATTCCCGTTTCAACTTGTCACGCTGGGCGCTTGAGCATCAACCGCTCACGCGCTTTTTGCTGGTGGCGCTGCTGCTCGGCGGCATCTTTGCGTATTCCAAGCTGGGGCAGGATGAAGACCCGCCCTTCACCTTCCGCGCGATGGTGGTGCAGGCCTTCTGGCCCGGCGCCACGGCCGAGCAGATGTCGCGCCAGGTGACCGACAAGATCGAGAAGGCACTGCAGGAGGTGCCGTACGCCTGGAAGATCCGCAGCTACTCCAAGCCAGGTGAGACGCTGGTCACGTTCCAGTTGCGCGACACGTCGCCTGCCAAGGAAACGCAGCAGCTCTGGTACACGGTGCGCAAGAAGGTGGGGGATATCGCCCCCACGTTGCCGCAGGGTGTGCGCGGGCCGTACTTCAATGACGACTTCGGCGATGTGTACGGCTCGATCTACGCGCTGTCCGCCGATGGCTTTACGTACCGCCAACTCAACGATTACGCCGATTCGATTCGTCAGCAACTGCTGCGCGTGCCCAATGTCGCCAAGGTGGAAACGCTGGGCGATCAGGACGAGAAGATTTACATCGAGTTCCAGCAGGCCAAGTTGGCGCAGATGGGGTTGGACATCAACAGCATCGCCACACAGATTGGCCAGCAGAACAACATCGGCCCCAGCGGAGTGCTGGTGACGCCCAGCGACAACGTGCAGATTCGCTTGTCGGGCCAGTTTTCGGACATCCGCGATCTGGAGAACCTCACGCTGCGCGGCCCTGGTGGCACGACCAACATCCGCTTGGGCGACATCGCCACCGTCAAGCACGGCTACATCGATCCGCCGCACGCCAAGATGCGCTACAACGGCAAGGAAGTCATCGGCCTGGGCATTTCGATGACCAAGGGCGGCGACATCATCCAGCTCGGCAAGGACCTGCGCGCCACGGTCGACAAGATTCGCGCGAAGCTGCCGATGGGCATTGAGATGGAGCAGGTGCAGAACCAGCCGAAATCGGTGCAGAACTCGGTGGGCGAATTTGTGCACGTGCTGATCGAGGCCGTGGTGATCGTGCTGGCCGTGAGCTTCCTCTCGCTGGGCCTGCATACCAAGCCGAAGCTGCGCATCGACGTGTGGCCGGGTCTGGTCGTGGGCTTGACGATCCCGCTGGTGCTGGCGGTGACATTCCTGTTCATGAACATCTTCGACATCGGCCTGCACAAGATCTCGCTCGGTGCGCTGATCATTGCGCTCGGCCTGCTGGTGGATGACGCGATCATCGCGGTCGAGATGATGGTGCGCAAGCTGGAAGAGGGCTTCTCCAAGATGGAAGCCGCCACCTTTGCGTACAGTTCCACCGCCATGCCGATGCTGACCGGCACGCTCATCACCGCCACGGGCTTCTTGCCGGTGGGGCTGGCGCGTTCGACGGTGGGTGAGTACACCTTCGGCATCTTCGCGGTGACGGCGCTGGCGCTGGTGCTGTCGTGGTTTGCGGCGGTGGTGTTTGTGCCGTACCTCGGCTTCCTGCTGTTGCGCACCAAGTCGCACGTGGGCGACGGCGGCCACCACGAGCTGTTCGATACGCCGTTCTACAACCGCTTCCGTGGCTGGGTGAACTGGTGCGTGGAGTATCGCAAAACAGTGATTGTCGTGACGTTGGTGACGTTCGGGCTGGGCGTGTTCGGCTTCAAGTTCATCGAGAAGCAGTTCTTCCCCGATTCCAGCCGCCCGGAGTTGATGGTGGAGCTGTGGTTGCCAGAAGGCTCCAGCTTCAGCCAGACCGAAACCGAGGCCAAGCGTTTTGAAACGCTGATGCGCAAGGAGCAGAACGTCGACAGCGTGACCCTGTTCATCGGCTCCGGCGCACCGCGCTTCTACCTGCCGCTGGACCAGATCCTGCCGCAGACCAACGTGGCCCAGGCCATCGTGATGCCGACCTCGCTGGAAACGCGTGAGGGCGTGCGGCAGCACATCATCGGCTTGCTGAAATCGCAGTTCCCGCACTTACGTGGTCGCGTGAAGCTGCTGCCGAACGGGCCGCCGGTGCCGTATCCGGTGCAGTTCCGCGTGATGGGTCCGGACATTGGCGGCGTGCGCAAGATTGCCGACCAGGTCAAGGCGATCATGGTCGCCAACCCGAACACCATGGGCGTGAACGACAACTGGAACGAGAACGTCAAGGTGCTGCGCCTGGATATCGACCAGGACAAGGCGCGCGCACTTGGCGTGTCGACGGGTTCGATCTCGCAGGTCACGCAAACGGTGATGTCTGGCGCGCCGATCGCCCAATACCGTGATGGCGACAAGCTGCTCGACATCGTCATGCGTCCGCAGGAAGACGAGCGGAACACGCTCGATGCCTTGCAGCGTGTGCAGGTGCCGACCAGCAGCGGCCGTACCGTGCCGCTCACGCAAGTGGCGCGCGTGGGCTTTGCATGGGAGCCAGGCGTGATCTGGCGCGAGAACCGCGACTACGGCATCACCGTGCAGTCCGACGTGGTCGATGGCGTGCAGGGCCCGACGGTGACGGCGCAGATCAACCCGCTGCTCGACAAGATTCGCGCCGATCTGCCGCCTGATTACCAGATCAAAATTGCCGGCGCGGAAGAGGAAAGCGCCAATGCAGGTGCATCGATCGCCGCGCAGATGCCGCTATGTATCTTCATCATCTTCTTGTTGCTGATGCTCCAGCTGCACAGCTTCTCGCGCTCGGTGATGGTGTTCCTGACTGGCCCGCTGGGCTTGATTGGTGCGGCGGCGACGTTGTTGCTGCTGCGGGCGCCGATGGGCTTCGTGGCCCAGCTCGGTATTACCGCGCTGATCGGTATGATCATCCGCAACTCGGTCATTCTGGTGGATCAGATCGAGCAGGATGTGGCGGCCGGCGTGCCGACCTGGACAGCCATCGTCGAAGCTGCCGTGCGGCGTTTCCGCCCGATCATCCTGACGGCTGCAGCGGCGGTGCTGGCGATGATCCCGCTCTCGCGCAGCGTGTTCTGGGGGCCGATGGCCGCGGCCATCATGGGTGGCCTGATCATCGCCACGGTGCTGACGCTACTGTTCCTGCCGGCGCTGTATGCGGCGTGGTTCCGCGTCAAGCGGCCTGAAGCCGACGCTCCCGCGCCGACTACCTGA
- the acnB gene encoding bifunctional aconitate hydratase 2/2-methylisocitrate dehydratase, with protein MLENYRAHVAARAALGIPPLPLTAQQTAELVELLTNPPAGEEQTLVDLITHRVPAGVDEAARVKAGFLAAVAKGETACALISRAHATELLGTMLGGYNIQPLIELLSDEAVAAVAADALKKTLLMFDQFHDVKELADKGNANAKAVLQSWADAEWFTSRPEVPESLTITVFKVTGETNTDDLSPAPDATTRPDIPMHALAMLKNARPGITPEEDGKRGPVKFIESLKEKGHLVAYVGDVVGTGSSRKSATNSVLWFTGEDIPFVPNKRFGGVCLGGKIAPIFYNTMEDAGALPIELDVSQMEMGDVVELRPYEGKALKDGKVIAEFQVKSDVLFDEVRAGGRIPLIIGRGLTAKAREALGLAPSTLFRLPHQPANSGKGFSLAQKMVGRACGLPEGQGVRPGSYCEPKMTSVGSQDTTGPMTRDELKDLACLGFSADLVMQSFCHTAAYPKPVDVKTHQTLPNFISTRGGIALRPGDGVIHSWLNRMLLPDTVGTGGDSHTRFPIGISFPAGSGLVAFAAATGTMPLDMPESVLVRFKGKMQPGVTLRDLVNAIPLYAIKQDMLTVAKQGKKNIFSGRILEIEGLPDLKVEQAFELSDASAERSAAGCTVHLNKEPIIEYLNSNITLLKWMIAQGYQDARSLQRRIKAMEAWLADPELLQPDADAEYAAVIEIDLADIHEPIVACPNDPDDVKTLSDVAGAKIDEVFIGSCMTNIGHFRAASKLLEGKRDIPVKLWVAPPTKMDQKQLTEEGHYGVFGTAGARTEMPGCSLCMGNQAQVREGATVMSTSTRNFPNRLGKNTNVYLGSAELAAICSRLGKIPTKEEYMADMGVLTANGDKIYQYMNFDQIEDFKEVADTVQM; from the coding sequence ATGCTTGAAAACTATCGCGCTCACGTGGCCGCTCGCGCCGCGCTCGGTATTCCCCCGTTGCCGCTGACGGCTCAACAGACCGCTGAACTGGTCGAACTGCTGACCAACCCGCCCGCTGGCGAAGAGCAGACCCTGGTCGACCTGATCACCCATCGTGTGCCGGCAGGCGTCGATGAAGCCGCCCGCGTGAAGGCTGGCTTCCTGGCCGCCGTGGCCAAGGGCGAGACCGCCTGCGCGCTGATCTCGCGTGCGCACGCTACCGAACTGCTCGGCACGATGCTGGGCGGCTACAACATCCAGCCGCTGATCGAGCTGCTGTCCGATGAAGCCGTCGCCGCTGTCGCCGCCGACGCACTGAAGAAAACCCTACTGATGTTCGACCAGTTCCATGACGTGAAGGAACTGGCCGACAAAGGCAATGCAAACGCCAAGGCCGTGCTGCAAAGCTGGGCCGATGCCGAGTGGTTCACGAGCCGTCCGGAAGTGCCGGAAAGCCTGACCATCACCGTGTTCAAGGTGACGGGCGAAACCAACACCGACGACCTGTCGCCGGCCCCGGACGCCACCACCCGCCCGGACATCCCGATGCACGCGCTGGCGATGCTGAAGAACGCGCGCCCGGGCATCACGCCGGAAGAAGACGGCAAGCGCGGCCCGGTCAAGTTCATCGAATCGCTGAAGGAAAAGGGCCACCTGGTCGCCTACGTGGGCGACGTGGTCGGCACCGGCTCCTCGCGCAAGTCGGCCACCAACTCGGTGCTGTGGTTCACAGGTGAAGACATCCCGTTCGTGCCGAACAAGCGCTTTGGCGGCGTGTGCCTGGGCGGCAAGATCGCCCCGATCTTCTACAACACGATGGAAGATGCCGGCGCGCTGCCGATCGAACTCGACGTGTCGCAAATGGAAATGGGCGACGTGGTTGAACTGCGCCCGTACGAAGGCAAGGCGCTGAAGGACGGCAAGGTCATCGCCGAATTCCAGGTCAAGTCCGATGTGCTGTTCGACGAAGTGCGCGCCGGTGGCCGCATTCCGCTGATCATCGGTCGTGGCCTGACCGCCAAGGCACGTGAAGCACTGGGCCTGGCTCCGTCGACGCTGTTCCGCCTGCCGCACCAGCCGGCCAACAGCGGCAAGGGCTTCTCGCTGGCACAGAAGATGGTCGGCCGCGCATGCGGTCTGCCGGAAGGCCAGGGCGTCCGCCCGGGCTCGTACTGCGAACCGAAGATGACCTCGGTTGGCTCGCAAGACACCACGGGCCCGATGACCCGCGACGAACTGAAGGATCTGGCGTGCCTGGGCTTCTCGGCCGACCTGGTGATGCAGTCGTTCTGCCACACCGCCGCGTATCCGAAGCCGGTGGACGTGAAGACGCACCAGACGCTGCCGAACTTCATCAGCACGCGCGGCGGCATCGCGCTGCGCCCGGGCGACGGCGTGATCCACTCGTGGCTGAACCGCATGCTGCTGCCCGACACCGTCGGCACCGGCGGCGATTCGCACACGCGCTTCCCGATCGGCATCAGCTTCCCGGCAGGTTCGGGCCTGGTCGCCTTCGCGGCCGCCACCGGCACGATGCCGCTGGACATGCCGGAATCGGTGCTGGTCCGCTTCAAGGGCAAGATGCAGCCGGGCGTCACGCTGCGTGACCTCGTCAACGCGATCCCGCTGTACGCGATCAAGCAAGACATGCTGACGGTCGCCAAGCAAGGCAAGAAGAACATCTTCTCGGGCCGCATCCTCGAAATCGAAGGCCTGCCCGATCTGAAGGTCGAGCAAGCGTTCGAACTGTCGGATGCATCGGCTGAGCGTTCGGCAGCCGGTTGCACGGTCCACCTGAACAAGGAACCGATCATCGAATACCTGAACAGCAACATCACGCTGCTCAAGTGGATGATCGCGCAGGGTTACCAGGACGCCCGCAGCCTGCAACGCCGCATCAAGGCGATGGAAGCTTGGCTGGCTGATCCGGAACTGCTGCAACCTGATGCGGACGCCGAGTACGCCGCTGTTATCGAGATCGACCTGGCTGACATCCACGAGCCGATCGTGGCCTGCCCGAACGACCCGGACGACGTGAAGACGCTGTCGGACGTCGCCGGCGCCAAGATCGACGAAGTGTTCATCGGCTCGTGCATGACCAACATCGGTCACTTCCGTGCCGCGTCGAAGCTGCTCGAAGGCAAGCGCGACATTCCGGTCAAGCTGTGGGTCGCGCCGCCGACCAAGATGGACCAGAAGCAGCTGACCGAAGAAGGCCACTACGGCGTGTTCGGCACGGCCGGTGCGCGTACGGAAATGCCGGGCTGCTCGCTGTGCATGGGTAACCAGGCTCAGGTGCGTGAAGGCGCGACGGTCATGTCGACGTCGACCCGTAACTTCCCGAACCGTCTGGGCAAGAACACGAACGTGTACCTGGGCTCGGCGGAACTGGCGGCGATCTGCTCGCGTCTGGGCAAAATCCCGACCAAGGAAGAGTACATGGCCGACATGGGCGTGCTCACCGCCAACGGCGACAAGATCTACCAGTACATGAACTTCGACCAGATCGAAGACTTCAAGGAAGTGGCCGACACCGTGCAGATGTAA
- a CDS encoding MFS transporter, giving the protein MASLTHQHRASPTAPPAPGHHEVAPAEIATGVVIGRASEYFDFFVYGIASVLVFPTVYFPFTGELAGLLFSFTIFSFAFIGRPFGTALFMRIQRRWGRGIKLTASLFLLGTATVGIAFLPPYASIGHSAIYLLALFRFMQGIAFGGSWDGLPSLLALNAPENKRGWYAMLGQLGAPTGFIIAGALFLFLYSSLTFQEFIDWGWRYPFYVAFAINVVALFARLRLVVTHEYTQLLEEGELEPISTLQMVNAQGFNIFLGAFAALASYALFHLVTVFPLSWVVLRKTQSVSAVLAVQIVGAVIALIGTLISGLIADRIGRRTTLAAMAVLIGIFSLATPWLLDGGVAGQDTFILVGFGLLGLSYGQAAGVVTSNFERRFRYTGAALTTDFGWLFGAAFAPLVALGLSSLFGLAAVSLYLLSGVAGTLIALRINQALGTPDA; this is encoded by the coding sequence ATGGCCAGTCTGACCCACCAACATCGCGCGTCACCGACTGCACCTCCTGCACCAGGACATCATGAAGTGGCCCCCGCCGAGATCGCCACCGGCGTGGTGATCGGGCGCGCGTCGGAGTACTTCGACTTCTTCGTCTACGGCATCGCCTCGGTGCTCGTCTTCCCGACGGTCTACTTTCCGTTCACTGGCGAACTGGCTGGGTTGCTGTTCAGCTTCACGATCTTTTCGTTTGCCTTTATCGGGCGCCCGTTCGGCACGGCGCTGTTCATGCGCATCCAGCGCCGATGGGGGCGCGGTATCAAGCTGACCGCGTCGCTGTTTCTGCTGGGCACGGCCACGGTGGGCATAGCATTCCTACCACCGTATGCGTCGATTGGTCATTCGGCGATTTATCTGCTGGCGCTGTTCCGCTTCATGCAGGGCATTGCGTTTGGCGGTTCGTGGGATGGCCTGCCGTCACTGCTGGCCTTGAACGCGCCTGAGAACAAGCGCGGCTGGTACGCCATGCTGGGGCAACTGGGTGCGCCCACTGGCTTCATCATCGCGGGGGCGCTGTTCCTGTTCCTCTACTCCAGCCTGACCTTCCAGGAATTCATTGACTGGGGCTGGCGCTATCCGTTCTACGTGGCCTTTGCCATCAACGTGGTGGCGCTGTTTGCGCGGCTGCGGCTGGTGGTAACGCACGAATACACGCAGCTACTCGAAGAAGGCGAACTGGAGCCGATCAGCACCCTGCAGATGGTGAACGCGCAGGGTTTCAATATCTTCCTGGGGGCCTTCGCCGCGCTGGCCAGCTACGCCCTATTCCACCTGGTGACGGTGTTCCCGCTGTCTTGGGTGGTCCTGCGCAAAACGCAGAGTGTGTCTGCCGTGCTGGCGGTGCAGATTGTCGGCGCTGTGATCGCACTCATCGGCACGCTGATTTCCGGTTTGATTGCGGACCGCATCGGCCGGCGCACTACGCTGGCGGCCATGGCCGTGCTGATCGGCATCTTCAGCCTGGCCACGCCCTGGCTGCTCGACGGCGGTGTCGCTGGACAGGACACCTTCATCCTGGTGGGTTTTGGTCTGCTGGGGCTGTCGTACGGCCAGGCGGCCGGTGTGGTGACATCAAACTTCGAGCGCCGGTTCCGCTATACCGGTGCCGCCCTGACCACGGACTTCGGCTGGCTGTTTGGCGCGGCATTCGCGCCACTGGTGGCGCTCGGGCTGTCGTCGCTGTTTGGGCTTGCGGCGGTCAGCCTGTATTTGCTGTCGGGCGTGGCCGGTACGCTGATTGCACTGCGGATTAACCAGGCGCTGGGGACGCCTGATGCGTGA
- the cyoA gene encoding ubiquinol oxidase subunit II, translating to MPRFDAAVTLLRVTGRSLLRSAAIASLAILAGCSNAVLLSPAGDMALRQRDLIIIATCLMLLIIVPVIFLTLLFAWRYRESAKDAPYNPEWDHSTVLELAIWAAPLLIIITLGAVTWVSTHQLDPYRPLTRLDEHRPVAAEVKPLTVEVVALDWKWLFLYPEQGIATVNELAAPVDRPIAFKITATSVMNAFFVPSLAGMVYAMPGMETKLHAVINQPGIYDGFSSNYSGAGFSHMRFKFHGLSNEDFDRWVQQVKSSGTPLSKDTYQKLAQPSESEPVQRYASVAPNLYDLILTRCVDGQTCQPKAMARNRNGVRSSDRFDPTAEICTASTTADAMPIFAPDVASNDNRRLLQ from the coding sequence ATGCCACGCTTCGATGCAGCGGTGACACTCCTCAGAGTAACGGGAAGATCGCTTTTGCGAAGTGCCGCAATCGCCTCATTGGCGATCCTTGCGGGATGTAGCAATGCGGTGCTGTTGTCGCCCGCTGGCGACATGGCGTTGCGACAGCGGGACCTGATCATCATCGCCACGTGCCTGATGCTGTTGATCATCGTGCCGGTGATCTTTCTCACGCTGCTGTTTGCATGGCGATACCGGGAGAGTGCCAAAGACGCGCCCTACAACCCGGAGTGGGACCATTCCACAGTGCTGGAACTGGCGATCTGGGCCGCGCCGCTGCTGATCATCATCACGCTGGGCGCCGTCACCTGGGTCAGTACCCATCAGCTCGATCCGTATCGGCCGTTGACAAGGCTGGATGAACACCGCCCGGTTGCCGCGGAGGTTAAACCGCTCACCGTGGAGGTGGTGGCGCTGGACTGGAAGTGGCTGTTCCTCTACCCCGAGCAGGGCATCGCCACCGTCAATGAACTGGCTGCGCCGGTGGATCGGCCGATCGCGTTCAAGATTACGGCCACCTCGGTCATGAATGCGTTCTTCGTGCCTTCGCTGGCGGGCATGGTCTATGCCATGCCGGGCATGGAAACCAAGCTGCATGCGGTCATCAACCAGCCGGGTATCTACGACGGATTTTCATCCAACTACAGCGGTGCGGGCTTCTCGCACATGCGGTTCAAGTTCCATGGCTTGTCCAACGAGGATTTCGATCGCTGGGTCCAGCAGGTCAAGTCGTCTGGCACGCCGTTGTCGAAGGACACCTACCAGAAGCTGGCCCAGCCCAGCGAAAGCGAACCGGTACAACGCTATGCCAGCGTGGCACCGAACCTCTACGACCTCATCCTGACCCGTTGTGTAGACGGTCAGACGTGCCAACCGAAGGCCATGGCGCGCAATCGTAACGGCGTGCGCAGCAGTGATCGGTTCGACCCGACGGCGGAAATCTGTACCGCGAGCACCACGGCGGATGCCATGCCAATCTTTGCGCCGGATGTCGCCAGCAACGACAACCGACGGCTGTTGCAGTAG
- the cyoB gene encoding cytochrome o ubiquinol oxidase subunit I has translation MPERSELANLIFGRLSWEAIPYHEPILLATFAVVAIGGLAVVGLLTYYRVWGYLWREWFTSIDHKKIGIMYIVLGIVMLLRGFADAIMMRMQQAVAFGDSTGFLPPHHYDQIFTAHGVIMIFFVAMPLVTGLMNFVMPLQIGARDVAFPFLNNFSFWMTTGGAILVMMSLFVGEFARTGWLAYPPLSGILASPDVGVDYYIWALQVAGVGTVLSGINLLVTIVKMRAPGMTLMRMPIFTWTALCTNALIVAAFPVLTAALTLLALDRYAGTNFFTVDQGGSAMMYVNLIWIWGHPEVYILVLPVFGVFSEVVATYSRKRLFGYASMVYATVVITVLSYLVWLHHFFTMGSGASVNSFFGITTMIISIPTGAKIFNWLFTMYHGKIRFEPPMLWTIGFMVTFAIGGMTGVLLAVPPADFSLHNSLFLIAHFHNVIIGGVLFGLMAGITYWFPKAFGYRLVSSWGKASFWFWFIGFYFAFMPLYWLGMRGVTRRMSHFDDPSLQIWFQLAAFGALLIAIGIACFLIQLVVSFLRREELRDTTGDPWNGRTLEWSTSSPPPQYNFAFTPLVHDSDAWWQMKQYGYKRPQEGFVQIHMPKNTAAGILLAGLSTLCGFALIWHIWWLAVASFAATILSAIIHTFNYKRDYYIPAEDVVRTEASRTQLMASHG, from the coding sequence ATGCCCGAGCGTTCCGAACTCGCCAACCTGATCTTTGGCCGCCTGTCGTGGGAGGCCATTCCGTACCACGAGCCGATCCTGCTCGCCACCTTCGCGGTCGTTGCGATTGGCGGCCTCGCAGTGGTGGGGCTGCTGACCTACTACCGCGTGTGGGGCTACCTTTGGCGCGAGTGGTTCACCAGCATCGATCACAAGAAGATCGGCATCATGTACATCGTGCTGGGCATCGTGATGCTGCTGCGCGGCTTTGCCGACGCCATCATGATGCGGATGCAGCAGGCGGTCGCGTTTGGCGATAGCACTGGTTTCCTGCCACCACATCACTACGACCAGATCTTCACCGCGCACGGCGTGATCATGATCTTCTTCGTGGCCATGCCGCTGGTGACTGGTCTGATGAACTTCGTCATGCCGCTGCAGATCGGCGCGCGTGATGTGGCGTTCCCGTTTCTCAATAACTTCAGCTTCTGGATGACCACGGGCGGTGCCATCCTGGTGATGATGTCGTTGTTCGTGGGCGAATTCGCGCGCACCGGCTGGCTGGCGTATCCGCCGCTGTCGGGCATCCTGGCGAGCCCCGACGTCGGGGTCGATTACTACATCTGGGCATTGCAGGTGGCAGGGGTCGGCACCGTGCTATCGGGCATCAACCTGCTGGTGACCATCGTCAAGATGCGCGCGCCGGGCATGACGCTGATGCGCATGCCGATCTTCACGTGGACGGCGCTGTGCACCAACGCGCTGATCGTGGCCGCCTTCCCGGTGCTGACGGCCGCGCTCACGTTGCTGGCCCTGGACCGCTATGCCGGCACCAATTTCTTCACGGTTGACCAGGGCGGCAGCGCAATGATGTATGTCAACCTGATCTGGATCTGGGGCCACCCCGAGGTCTACATCCTAGTACTGCCGGTGTTTGGTGTCTTCTCGGAAGTGGTGGCCACGTATTCACGCAAGCGCCTGTTCGGCTACGCGTCGATGGTCTACGCGACGGTCGTGATTACGGTGCTGTCGTACCTGGTCTGGTTGCACCACTTCTTCACCATGGGGTCGGGCGCCAGCGTCAACTCGTTCTTCGGGATCACAACGATGATCATTTCGATCCCGACCGGCGCGAAGATCTTCAACTGGCTGTTCACGATGTACCACGGAAAGATCCGCTTCGAGCCGCCAATGCTGTGGACCATCGGGTTCATGGTCACCTTCGCTATTGGCGGCATGACCGGCGTGTTGCTGGCGGTGCCGCCGGCGGACTTCTCGCTGCACAACAGCCTGTTCCTGATCGCGCATTTTCATAACGTGATCATCGGGGGCGTGCTGTTTGGGCTCATGGCGGGCATCACGTACTGGTTTCCCAAGGCGTTCGGCTACCGGCTGGTGTCGTCGTGGGGCAAGGCCTCGTTCTGGTTCTGGTTCATCGGCTTCTACTTTGCGTTCATGCCGCTGTACTGGCTGGGCATGCGCGGTGTGACCCGCCGCATGAGCCATTTCGACGATCCCTCATTGCAGATCTGGTTCCAACTTGCTGCATTCGGCGCGCTGCTGATCGCCATCGGCATTGCCTGCTTCCTGATCCAGCTCGTTGTGAGCTTCCTGCGCCGCGAAGAACTGCGTGATACGACCGGTGACCCATGGAACGGCCGTACGCTTGAATGGTCGACCTCATCGCCGCCGCCGCAGTACAACTTCGCGTTCACGCCACTCGTGCATGACTCCGATGCCTGGTGGCAGATGAAGCAGTACGGCTACAAGCGCCCGCAAGAGGGCTTCGTCCAGATCCACATGCCGAAGAACACGGCGGCAGGCATCCTGCTGGCGGGGCTGTCCACGCTGTGCGGCTTTGCGCTGATCTGGCATATCTGGTGGCTGGCCGTTGCGTCATTTGCGGCCACGATCCTCTCGGCCATCATTCACACCTTCAACTACAAGCGCGACTACTACATCCCCGCGGAAGACGTGGTCCGGACCGAAGCATCACGTACCCAACTGATGGCAAGCCATGGCTGA
- the cyoC gene encoding cytochrome o ubiquinol oxidase subunit III — protein sequence MADTTVPLHANGTAGADVVPPGGYQFHVTGEHHVPNGTLLGFWIYLMSDCLIFACLFAAYGVLGREYAGGPTGAELFELPLVALNTSFLLLSSITYGFAMLQMQQNKIAPMQIWLAITWLFGAAFLAVELYEFAHLIHEGAGPQRSAFLTSFFSLVGTHGLHVTFGLIWLIVLMLQVSQHGLITANKRRLMCLSMFWHFLDVVWIGVFTFVYLMGTLP from the coding sequence ATGGCTGATACGACCGTACCCCTGCATGCGAACGGTACCGCCGGGGCGGATGTGGTCCCGCCGGGTGGCTACCAGTTCCACGTTACCGGAGAGCATCACGTGCCCAACGGCACGCTGCTCGGGTTCTGGATCTACCTGATGAGTGATTGCCTGATCTTCGCGTGCCTGTTTGCCGCTTATGGCGTGCTGGGCCGCGAGTATGCGGGCGGGCCCACCGGGGCGGAACTGTTCGAGCTGCCGCTGGTGGCGCTGAACACGTCCTTCCTGCTGCTGTCGTCAATCACGTATGGCTTTGCTATGTTGCAGATGCAGCAGAACAAGATTGCACCCATGCAGATCTGGCTGGCCATCACCTGGCTCTTCGGTGCGGCGTTTCTTGCGGTGGAACTCTACGAATTTGCGCACTTGATCCATGAGGGAGCAGGGCCGCAGCGCAGCGCCTTCCTGACATCGTTTTTCTCGCTGGTTGGCACCCACGGGCTGCACGTGACGTTCGGCCTGATCTGGCTGATCGTGCTGATGCTGCAGGTGTCGCAACACGGGCTGATTACCGCCAATAAGCGCCGGCTGATGTGCCTGTCGATGTTCTGGCACTTTCTGGACGTCGTCTGGATCGGCGTCTTTACCTTCGTCTACCTGATGGGAACGCTGCCATGA